A single region of the Diadema setosum chromosome 14, eeDiaSeto1, whole genome shotgun sequence genome encodes:
- the LOC140237564 gene encoding isochorismatase domain-containing protein 1-like: protein MAQDRSYGNITPQTAALFVCDMQEKFKPAIKYFDEITVVTKRLIKGAYILDIPVIVTEQYPSGLGHTVGELELDVGTTVVFPKTKFSMVIPEVEEKLRELDGVKSIILVGIEAHVCIQQTALDLLAKGYDVHVVADAVSARSMMDRQFAYERLRQFGAIITTSESVLFQLLGDKNHPKFKEVQALVKTSAPVSGLVSNM, encoded by the exons ATGGCTCAAGATCGATCATATGGCAATATTACTCCACAAACTGCGGCCTTATTCGTGTGTGACATGCAAGAAAAGTTCAAACCAGCCATAAAATACTTCGATGAAATCACTGTCGTGACCAAACGGTTG ATTAAAGGCGCATATATCCTGGACATACCAGTTATTGTAACTGAGCAG TATCCCAGTGGACTTGGTCACACTGTTGGGGAACTGGAACTAGATGTCGGCACAACAGTAGTGTTTCCAAAGACAAAGTTCTCCATGGTCATTCCTGAAGTGGAAGAGAAACTGAGGGAACTTGACGGAGTCAAATCAATCATTCTGGTTGGAATCGAG GCCCATGTGTGCATTCAGCAGACTGCTCTTGATCTCCTTGCCAAGGGGTATGACGTCCACGTCGTAGCCGACGCCGTCTCGGCCAGGAGCATGATGGATCGCCAGTTTGCCTATGAG AGATTACGCCAGTTTGGAGCAATCATCACCACGAGCGAGTCGGTGCTGTTCCAGTTGCTAGGCGACAAGAATCATCCCAAATTCAAGGAGGTCCAAGCGTTGGTGAAGACAAGTGCCCCAGTTTCAGGCCTTGTCTCAAACATGTGA